Proteins found in one Microcoleus sp. FACHB-831 genomic segment:
- a CDS encoding WD40 repeat domain-containing protein has protein sequence MTYRTSSQKDSVSLVATGFASDRDKSEVLSRSGGHTQIKGSSLALSPNGQILAAADSIKDKTIKVWDLRTGELRRTLAGHSDSVVSVAFSPDNHLLASGSKDKTIKIWDLNTGELLHTLAGHTSSVVAVAFRKDSQTLVSATKERIIEIWDLTRGTILNAFDVANCGLSA, from the coding sequence ATGACCTACAGGACAAGTTCCCAAAAAGACTCGGTATCGTTGGTAGCAACAGGGTTCGCTAGCGATCGCGATAAAAGCGAGGTTCTTTCTAGGTCAGGGGGACATACCCAAATCAAAGGAAGTTCCCTAGCCCTCAGCCCTAACGGGCAAATTCTTGCTGCTGCTGATAGCATTAAGGACAAAACTATTAAAGTTTGGGATTTACGAACTGGAGAATTGCGGCGCACTTTAGCAGGACATTCCGATTCAGTTGTCTCTGTAGCCTTTAGTCCCGATAATCACCTGCTGGCGAGTGGTAGTAAAGACAAGACAATCAAGATTTGGGATTTAAATACTGGGGAACTATTACACACCCTGGCGGGACATACCAGTTCGGTCGTCGCCGTCGCCTTTAGAAAAGATAGCCAGACGCTAGTCAGCGCTACCAAAGAACGGATTATCGAGATTTGGGACTTAACTAGAGGAACTATTTTGAACGCTTTCGATGTAGCTAACTGCGGTCTAAGCGCCTAA
- the glyS gene encoding glycine--tRNA ligase subunit beta, which yields MPTLLLEVGTEELPASFVDDAIEQWRDRIPKSLAENSLNSDSIQVYGTPRRLALLISGLPNRQPDREEEVKGPPAAAAFKDGKPTPAAAGFAKKQGVELDTLEIRPTDKGDFVFVRKIIYGRPAADILTELVPGWILGLEGKRLMRWADGDIKFPRPIRWLVALLDDDLLPITLVSGSETVKSDRISQAHRILHPEPVSISQASDYINVLSAAYVQVNQDERKAKIQEQVQAAAEKIGGSAEISPNLLQEVTNLVEWPSAVIGKFDAEFLSLPSEVTTTVMVTHQRYFPVFKNKESSELLPNFITISNGDPAKSEIIAAGNARVIRARLADGQFFYKADLSQPLESYLPQLEKVTFQEDLGTIRNKLDRICKIAALISEQLQLSSEDANSIQRTALLCKADLVTEMVGEFPELQGVMGEKYARASGETEAVSRGVFEHYLPRGAGDKLPESLTGQVVGLADRLDTLVSIFGLGMLPTGSGDPFALRRAANAVINITWTAGLGINLQKLVEQIAADFVASHPKAKHEELVQQLQEFFLQRLRNLLQEDRGVDYDLVNAILGENDSEYTERALQDLLDVRDRALFLQSIRNNGKLKEIYETVNRSTRLAAQGDLDKQQLDPDSLVRPELFQKSCEQAFYDALVQLVPQTQEARSQRNYQQLVEAISQIAPTVSGFFDGPESVLVMDANPEIKRNRLNILGLLRNHARVLADFGAIVKS from the coding sequence ATGCCTACGTTGTTATTGGAAGTTGGTACAGAAGAACTGCCTGCAAGCTTTGTGGATGACGCCATAGAACAATGGCGCGATCGCATTCCCAAAAGCCTTGCTGAAAATTCTTTAAACAGTGATTCGATACAGGTTTACGGTACTCCCCGACGCCTAGCGCTTCTTATTTCAGGTTTGCCAAACAGACAGCCAGATCGAGAAGAAGAAGTTAAAGGCCCCCCGGCGGCTGCTGCGTTTAAGGATGGCAAACCGACACCCGCAGCGGCGGGATTTGCCAAAAAGCAAGGCGTGGAACTCGATACCTTAGAAATACGCCCTACTGATAAGGGTGATTTTGTTTTTGTTCGTAAAATAATCTATGGGCGTCCAGCAGCCGACATTTTGACGGAACTGGTTCCAGGTTGGATATTAGGGTTAGAAGGTAAACGTTTGATGCGGTGGGCGGATGGAGATATCAAGTTTCCCCGCCCGATTCGGTGGTTGGTGGCTTTGCTGGATGATGACCTGTTACCAATAACTTTGGTAAGTGGTTCGGAGACCGTTAAGAGCGATCGCATTTCCCAAGCACATCGAATTTTACATCCAGAACCTGTCAGTATTTCCCAAGCTTCAGACTATATTAATGTTTTGAGTGCTGCCTACGTTCAAGTTAATCAAGATGAACGTAAAGCTAAAATTCAAGAACAAGTGCAGGCGGCGGCTGAAAAAATCGGCGGTAGTGCTGAGATTTCTCCTAATTTACTGCAAGAAGTCACTAATTTGGTGGAATGGCCAAGCGCGGTTATCGGCAAATTTGACGCTGAGTTTTTAAGTTTGCCCTCAGAGGTGACTACTACTGTAATGGTGACTCACCAACGCTACTTCCCTGTATTTAAAAATAAAGAAAGTAGCGAATTATTACCAAATTTTATCACTATTTCTAACGGCGATCCAGCTAAATCTGAGATTATTGCTGCTGGTAATGCGCGGGTGATTAGGGCGCGGTTAGCTGATGGACAGTTTTTCTACAAAGCTGACTTATCCCAACCGTTGGAAAGCTATCTGCCCCAGTTAGAAAAAGTTACGTTCCAAGAAGATTTAGGGACAATTCGCAATAAGTTAGATAGAATTTGCAAAATTGCGGCGTTAATTAGCGAACAACTGCAATTAAGCTCGGAAGATGCTAACAGTATACAGCGTACAGCCTTGCTGTGCAAAGCTGACTTAGTAACCGAAATGGTGGGCGAATTTCCAGAATTGCAAGGGGTCATGGGTGAGAAATACGCCCGCGCCAGCGGTGAAACGGAGGCGGTGTCAAGGGGTGTTTTTGAGCATTACTTGCCAAGAGGTGCAGGCGATAAATTACCTGAATCCCTGACTGGCCAAGTTGTAGGTTTGGCCGATAGACTAGATACGTTGGTTAGCATTTTTGGATTGGGAATGCTGCCAACTGGTTCAGGAGATCCGTTTGCGCTACGCCGTGCTGCTAATGCAGTTATTAATATTACTTGGACGGCTGGTTTGGGTATCAATTTGCAGAAGTTAGTTGAGCAAATTGCAGCGGATTTTGTTGCCAGCCATCCCAAAGCAAAACATGAGGAATTAGTGCAACAGTTGCAGGAATTTTTCTTACAAAGACTGCGTAATCTGTTGCAAGAAGATCGTGGTGTTGACTACGATTTGGTGAATGCGATTCTGGGAGAGAATGATTCAGAGTATACTGAACGGGCGTTGCAGGATTTATTAGATGTGCGCGATCGCGCCTTGTTCCTACAATCTATCCGCAATAATGGCAAGCTGAAGGAAATTTATGAAACTGTCAACCGTTCTACTCGTCTAGCAGCACAAGGCGATTTAGATAAGCAACAGTTAGATCCAGATTCCTTAGTGCGTCCGGAATTATTTCAAAAGTCTTGCGAACAAGCATTTTACGATGCATTAGTGCAGCTAGTACCGCAAACACAAGAGGCGCGATCGCAGCGAAATTATCAACAACTTGTAGAAGCGATAAGTCAGATCGCCCCAACAGTTAGCGGATTTTTTGATGGCCCGGAAAGCGTTTTAGTAATGGATGCAAATCCAGAAATTAAACGCAATCGATTGAATATACTGGGGTTGCTGCGTAACCATGCGCGCGTACTGGCAGATTTTGGTGCGATCGTGAAAAGTTAG
- the murD gene encoding UDP-N-acetylmuramoyl-L-alanine--D-glutamate ligase has translation MPIAHIIGLGKSGIAAARLLKRDGWEVTLSDRNTSEQLRQQQQMLEGEGITVKLSYSLELDSADLPQTIVVSPGVPWDAPLLVQARALGIETIGEIELAWRYLQSSPWVGITGTNGKTTTTALIAAIFQAAGFNAPACGNIGYAACEVALALPQPDWVIAEISSYQIESSPSVAPTIGVWTTFTPDHLSRHGTIQNYYDIKAHLLRQSQQQILNGDDAYLRKVGAQLISPEKTNTWWTSVRGKSNLLGNPSVGFYIEDGWVVEVLDAKPPARILPVATLRMVGEHNQQNLLMAVAAARLAGIDKAAIAQAIAKFPGVPHRLEHIVTWQKIDFINDSKATNYDAAQVGLSAVNAPAILIAGGEAKAGDDNGWLETIQAKAAAVLLIGSAASAFAQRLEQIGYSSYEIVETMDKAIARSAELAKQHSANVVLLSPACASFDQYQNFEQRGDHFRNLCHEFVDSYSSDKK, from the coding sequence ATGCCCATTGCTCATATTATTGGTCTAGGAAAATCGGGAATTGCTGCTGCACGATTGTTAAAACGGGACGGTTGGGAGGTTACGCTTAGCGATCGCAACACTTCCGAACAACTCCGCCAACAGCAGCAGATGCTTGAAGGTGAGGGAATTACTGTTAAACTAAGCTATTCTCTAGAACTCGACAGCGCCGATTTACCTCAAACAATTGTCGTCAGTCCAGGCGTTCCTTGGGATGCACCACTATTAGTTCAAGCCAGAGCGCTGGGGATAGAGACAATTGGAGAAATAGAACTCGCTTGGCGATATCTCCAGTCTTCTCCTTGGGTGGGTATTACCGGAACTAACGGCAAAACTACCACAACAGCTTTAATTGCCGCTATCTTTCAAGCCGCTGGATTTAATGCCCCCGCGTGCGGCAACATCGGCTATGCTGCCTGCGAGGTAGCTTTAGCCTTACCTCAGCCAGACTGGGTAATTGCGGAAATTAGCAGCTATCAAATTGAATCATCGCCCTCCGTTGCTCCTACAATTGGCGTTTGGACAACTTTTACCCCCGATCACCTCAGCCGTCACGGAACCATACAGAACTACTACGACATCAAAGCGCATCTGCTGCGTCAATCCCAGCAGCAAATATTAAACGGAGATGACGCTTACTTGCGTAAAGTAGGGGCACAGTTAATTTCCCCCGAAAAAACTAATACTTGGTGGACGAGTGTAAGAGGAAAAAGCAATTTACTAGGCAATCCATCTGTGGGATTCTACATAGAAGATGGTTGGGTTGTAGAGGTATTAGATGCAAAACCACCCGCTCGAATTCTACCAGTAGCAACTTTGCGGATGGTGGGCGAACACAATCAGCAAAATTTGTTGATGGCTGTGGCGGCGGCGCGGTTGGCAGGAATTGATAAGGCTGCGATCGCGCAAGCAATTGCCAAGTTTCCTGGAGTCCCCCATCGCCTCGAACACATCGTTACTTGGCAAAAAATAGACTTCATTAATGACAGCAAAGCGACCAACTATGATGCGGCGCAAGTTGGTTTATCGGCTGTTAATGCTCCTGCTATCTTAATTGCTGGTGGAGAAGCTAAAGCGGGTGATGACAATGGTTGGCTGGAAACAATTCAAGCCAAAGCCGCTGCTGTATTATTAATTGGCAGCGCCGCCAGTGCTTTCGCTCAAAGACTAGAACAAATTGGTTATTCAAGTTACGAGATTGTGGAAACAATGGATAAAGCTATAGCTAGATCTGCTGAATTAGCTAAACAGCACAGTGCCAATGTTGTTTTGTTATCTCCTGCTTGTGCTAGCTTTGACCAATACCAAAACTTCGAGCAACGGGGCGACCATTTTAGGAACCTTTGTCACGAGTTTGTAGATAGCTATAGTTCAGATAAAAAGTAA
- a CDS encoding DUF1830 domain-containing protein: MTQILNALPLGSNTILCCYVNATNQMQVVRIVNIANWYFERVVFPQQRLFFEAPPDGWLEIHTSRMPTAILMDNIPCNSLQVKELAAQFI, from the coding sequence ATGACTCAAATACTCAATGCTCTACCTTTGGGTTCCAATACAATTCTATGCTGTTATGTGAATGCGACTAATCAGATGCAGGTTGTTCGGATCGTGAATATTGCAAATTGGTACTTTGAGCGCGTTGTTTTTCCGCAACAGCGCCTATTTTTTGAAGCGCCGCCAGATGGGTGGTTAGAAATTCATACAAGTAGGATGCCAACTGCAATTCTAATGGATAATATTCCGTGTAATTCTCTACAAGTTAAAGAATTGGCTGCACAATTTATCTAG
- a CDS encoding pentapeptide repeat-containing protein, producing the protein MKIDVQELLRQYAAGTRNFHRANLIGVDLRGVDLRAADLSGANLIGANLSTANLTDANLSRADLSRADLKRAHLNQTNLREANLNGADLSRANLARANLSAANLSRANLNEANLTGAQMPDGKFYQIPE; encoded by the coding sequence ATGAAAATCGATGTCCAAGAACTTCTTAGACAATACGCCGCGGGAACAAGAAATTTTCATCGAGCAAATTTGATCGGCGTAGACCTCAGAGGGGTAGACCTGCGTGCAGCAGATTTGAGCGGGGCAAACTTGATTGGGGCAAATTTGAGTACAGCCAACTTGACCGACGCAAACCTAAGTCGAGCAGATCTGAGTCGGGCAGATCTGAAACGGGCACATTTAAATCAGACAAATCTGCGCGAGGCAAATCTAAACGGAGCAGATCTGAGTCGGGCAAACTTGGCTAGAGCCAACTTGAGTGCAGCCAATCTAAGTCGGGCAAATTTGAATGAAGCAAATTTGACAGGGGCACAAATGCCTGACGGTAAGTTTTATCAAATACCTGAATAA
- a CDS encoding M28 family peptidase yields MRKWIWLALLVLLTAGVVVGNKFLQPPEEPAIAYRMDSISDIAAAQAAPLLAPYVDENRLMAHIQGLNYKRYTPTERDRARTYITQSLKKLGFSPKLEQFEGGGANIIATRQGTNPEAGTVLIAAHYDTVSASPGADDNASGVAVVLEVARLFGSRPTPRTLQLALFDLEERGLFGSLAFTAKAANLENLRGAIVMDMVGYACYTPGCQSYPEGLPVKPPTDKGDFLAVIGDAEHLPLIDAFQKASGSNLPPVLTVPIPFKGMLTPDVLRSDHAPFWLKNVGAVLLTDTANMRTPHYHQASDTPKTIDRAFFKGAAQIVANAATSLLEGSDRLETQSSTSP; encoded by the coding sequence ATGAGGAAGTGGATTTGGTTGGCGCTGTTGGTGCTGCTGACGGCGGGAGTAGTAGTCGGCAATAAATTTTTGCAGCCTCCAGAAGAACCAGCGATCGCTTATAGGATGGATAGCATTAGCGATATAGCGGCGGCGCAAGCAGCACCACTACTCGCCCCGTATGTAGACGAAAATCGGCTAATGGCGCACATCCAAGGATTAAACTACAAGCGCTACACTCCAACTGAACGCGATCGCGCCCGGACTTACATCACTCAATCGCTGAAAAAATTAGGATTTTCGCCCAAATTAGAACAATTCGAGGGTGGTGGTGCAAATATCATCGCTACTCGGCAAGGCACCAATCCAGAAGCGGGGACAGTCCTCATCGCCGCCCACTACGACACTGTTTCCGCCTCACCCGGCGCTGATGACAACGCCAGCGGAGTTGCCGTAGTTTTAGAAGTTGCCCGCCTTTTTGGTTCGCGCCCAACTCCGCGCACTTTACAGTTGGCATTATTTGACCTAGAAGAACGGGGATTGTTTGGCAGTCTTGCCTTTACTGCAAAAGCAGCTAATTTGGAAAACCTGCGGGGCGCGATCGTTATGGACATGGTGGGCTATGCTTGCTACACCCCAGGATGCCAGAGCTACCCAGAAGGATTGCCAGTTAAGCCACCTACCGACAAAGGCGACTTTTTGGCGGTAATCGGAGATGCAGAACACTTGCCACTGATAGACGCTTTTCAAAAAGCGAGTGGGTCAAATTTGCCACCAGTGCTGACAGTTCCAATTCCTTTCAAAGGGATGCTGACGCCAGATGTATTACGCAGCGATCATGCGCCGTTTTGGTTAAAAAATGTTGGTGCAGTGCTGTTGACGGATACTGCGAATATGCGTACTCCTCACTACCACCAGGCTAGCGATACGCCCAAAACTATAGATCGAGCTTTCTTTAAGGGAGCAGCGCAGATTGTAGCGAACGCTGCTACTAGCTTATTGGAGGGTAGCGATCGCCTGGAAACTCAGTCATCCACTTCACCTTAA
- a CDS encoding sulfite exporter TauE/SafE family protein → MALGFLGSFGHCVGMCAPLTVAFSLSRKQETPKPGQQFYFHALLNLGRLVSYTLVGAGIGALGSVAIASGQMVGIGSDLRRAIAILTGLMLIWFGLVQIKPDLLPKLPSVHPLKQGAMHNRLSAAMVKLSFQSAYWTPALLGLVWGLMPCGFLYLAQIKAAETGNMWMGAATMLAFGLGTLPTMLGVGVSASKLSADKRSQLFRMGGWVTLTIGAIALLRTGDTMVDYTGHAALLCLMLALIARPISHIWAQPLRYRRALGVGAYLLGIAHTFHMMEHTLNWNFEALSFMLPLHQLAIATGMLALVLMTPAALTSFDKMQKYLGKRWRQIHLLSIPAFLLCAVHALLIGSHYLGNLDLGQGTILRVVLLGVVTLGVVLVRARVIWSLLSLEKFYVPPTQSR, encoded by the coding sequence ATGGCTCTGGGGTTCCTGGGGAGTTTTGGGCACTGCGTCGGAATGTGTGCCCCTCTCACCGTAGCCTTTTCCCTTTCTCGCAAGCAGGAAACTCCCAAACCTGGGCAACAATTTTATTTTCACGCTCTGTTGAACTTGGGGAGGTTAGTAAGTTATACCCTAGTTGGGGCTGGCATTGGGGCGCTGGGTTCTGTCGCGATCGCTAGCGGACAAATGGTTGGTATAGGTAGCGACTTGCGACGCGCGATCGCTATTCTCACCGGACTGATGTTAATTTGGTTCGGTCTCGTGCAAATTAAACCAGATTTGCTGCCAAAACTGCCCTCGGTGCATCCGCTAAAACAAGGCGCAATGCACAACCGCCTAAGCGCAGCAATGGTTAAACTCTCATTCCAATCAGCTTACTGGACGCCAGCTTTATTGGGACTTGTTTGGGGTTTAATGCCCTGCGGTTTCCTCTACCTCGCCCAAATCAAAGCCGCTGAAACTGGGAATATGTGGATGGGTGCGGCAACGATGCTAGCTTTTGGATTGGGAACGCTGCCAACTATGCTGGGAGTAGGAGTTTCAGCATCTAAATTAAGTGCTGACAAGCGCAGCCAGTTGTTTCGCATGGGCGGCTGGGTAACGCTTACTATCGGGGCGATCGCGCTGCTGCGAACGGGCGACACGATGGTAGACTATACAGGCCATGCGGCTTTGCTGTGTTTGATGCTGGCGCTGATTGCCCGTCCCATCAGCCACATCTGGGCGCAACCATTACGCTATCGCCGCGCCTTGGGAGTGGGAGCTTACTTGTTAGGCATAGCTCACACTTTTCACATGATGGAGCATACACTCAACTGGAATTTTGAGGCTTTGTCTTTTATGTTGCCATTGCATCAACTGGCAATAGCAACGGGGATGCTGGCGTTGGTGTTGATGACTCCCGCTGCACTAACAAGTTTTGACAAGATGCAGAAATACTTGGGGAAGCGCTGGCGACAAATTCATCTGTTGAGCATTCCAGCTTTTTTGTTGTGTGCTGTTCATGCGTTGCTCATCGGTTCGCATTACCTCGGCAATTTAGATCTTGGGCAGGGAACTATACTCAGGGTTGTATTGCTCGGAGTTGTGACGTTGGGAGTTGTGTTGGTGCGCGCGCGTGTTATTTGGTCGCTTTTATCTTTAGAAAAATTCTATGTCCCACCTACCCAGTCCCGCTAA
- a CDS encoding DUF3891 family protein, which yields MTFARAIAHHNCRGRYTSHGEDGMLHRLDSEGLICITQPAHAWVAGCLARAWGNEQFGYFAPTEEVLLGAEQHDVGWLSWEQSPTLNAKTGYPHKFMEVAPSVHTKLWSNAKNLTLPIGRYATLLVSLHGTGLYERFRSWEKYPESNKVVQDFLKDEYTFQEKLIANLQEDSYYKPHTTPDAIKRNRSLVATWDALSLAVCHKVHNEQHIDNVPTAQGETTLTLKPIDNNPNQISVSPWPFQQTKVTLTYEGRLLHSTFTDEEAMRSALVNSRWVTITNTLIPR from the coding sequence GTGACTTTTGCCAGGGCGATCGCTCATCATAATTGTAGGGGTAGATACACCAGTCATGGGGAAGACGGTATGCTGCATCGCTTAGACTCAGAGGGACTAATCTGCATCACTCAACCCGCTCACGCCTGGGTAGCAGGGTGTCTAGCACGGGCTTGGGGTAACGAACAATTTGGATATTTTGCCCCCACAGAAGAAGTCCTCTTGGGTGCAGAACAACATGATGTCGGCTGGCTAAGTTGGGAACAGTCACCCACATTGAACGCAAAAACTGGCTACCCCCATAAGTTTATGGAAGTCGCTCCATCCGTACATACAAAACTATGGTCGAATGCTAAAAATTTAACGCTTCCCATAGGAAGATATGCAACTTTGTTAGTATCGCTACACGGTACAGGATTATATGAGCGTTTCAGGAGTTGGGAGAAATACCCAGAATCTAACAAAGTTGTGCAGGATTTTCTAAAAGATGAATATACTTTTCAAGAGAAGCTAATTGCGAATTTGCAAGAAGATTCATACTATAAACCGCATACAACGCCAGATGCTATAAAGCGCAATCGTTCTTTAGTTGCTACGTGGGATGCTCTCTCACTTGCTGTGTGTCACAAAGTTCACAACGAGCAGCATATTGATAATGTCCCCACAGCACAAGGCGAAACTACGCTAACTTTAAAACCTATCGATAATAATCCTAATCAAATATCAGTATCTCCTTGGCCGTTTCAGCAAACAAAGGTGACACTTACTTATGAGGGGCGTTTATTGCACTCAACTTTTACAGATGAGGAAGCAATGCGTTCGGCGCTTGTAAATTCACGTTGGGTGACAATTACCAATACCCTTATTCCTAGATAA
- a CDS encoding DNA methyltransferase yields the protein MISQRSDLTFKHNIKQGRHGWLRLTPAYSVKVVQNLLEYVGKPELVLDPFSGSGTTGLVCAERGINCNLIEINPFLAWLARAKLHHYTTSELNAAKAIAYAIAQQASLEQQLDNLWIPPLNYIERWWPRERLNILANLFHNLQVQRPDVEDSLAMNIAMVAFCRTIIDWSNASFNHQSMSFKKQQEIICNVSERALIINSFVDYCIQLIDSAKQEIDGTTTVWNSDSRCIQTIEARSYDCVITSPPYPNRISYIREVRPYMYWLGFLKNARDAGELDWQAIGGTWGIATSRLAQWEPGSVQIEHPGFKNIIQDIHQRSPILGNYVYKYFVDISIHLYSLTHVLVKGAKIFYIVGNSKFYDTLVPVEEIYMSLMRQYGFKNVKSELLRKRNSKKELYEFLVSAQW from the coding sequence ATGATTTCTCAAAGATCTGATCTGACTTTCAAACACAATATTAAGCAAGGGCGGCATGGTTGGTTACGCTTGACACCCGCTTATTCAGTCAAGGTAGTTCAAAACCTTCTCGAATATGTGGGCAAACCAGAACTTGTCCTCGATCCTTTTTCCGGTAGTGGAACAACAGGTTTAGTATGTGCTGAAAGAGGAATAAATTGCAATTTAATAGAAATTAATCCCTTTTTAGCGTGGCTAGCGCGAGCAAAATTACATCATTACACAACATCGGAATTAAACGCAGCAAAGGCAATAGCTTACGCTATAGCTCAACAAGCATCTCTAGAGCAACAACTTGATAATCTCTGGATTCCACCATTGAACTACATTGAACGGTGGTGGCCGAGAGAAAGGCTAAACATACTAGCAAATCTTTTTCATAACTTGCAAGTTCAGCGTCCGGATGTGGAAGACAGCTTGGCTATGAACATAGCTATGGTTGCTTTTTGCCGAACCATAATAGATTGGTCCAATGCTTCTTTTAACCATCAATCTATGTCTTTTAAGAAACAGCAAGAGATAATTTGTAATGTATCCGAAAGAGCTTTAATAATAAATAGTTTTGTTGATTATTGCATACAGCTTATCGATTCGGCCAAACAGGAAATTGATGGTACAACAACTGTCTGGAACAGTGATTCTCGTTGCATTCAAACAATAGAGGCTAGAAGTTATGATTGTGTTATTACCTCACCACCGTATCCAAATAGGATAAGTTATATACGTGAAGTAAGACCTTATATGTATTGGTTGGGGTTCCTCAAAAATGCGCGGGATGCAGGTGAGTTAGATTGGCAAGCAATTGGCGGAACTTGGGGTATAGCAACTAGCCGCCTAGCACAATGGGAACCCGGAAGCGTACAAATTGAACACCCAGGATTTAAAAATATCATTCAAGACATTCATCAGCGAAGTCCTATCCTCGGGAACTATGTTTATAAGTATTTTGTGGATATATCAATTCACTTGTACAGCCTAACCCATGTTCTTGTTAAAGGAGCAAAAATCTTTTATATCGTTGGCAACTCTAAGTTTTACGATACTCTCGTTCCCGTAGAAGAAATTTACATGAGCTTAATGAGGCAGTATGGGTTCAAGAATGTAAAAAGTGAATTACTGAGAAAAAGAAATTCAAAAAAAGAATTGTATGAATTCCTAGTGTCCGCTCAATGGTAA